The following coding sequences are from one Salvia hispanica cultivar TCC Black 2014 chromosome 3, UniMelb_Shisp_WGS_1.0, whole genome shotgun sequence window:
- the LOC125211539 gene encoding serine/arginine-rich splicing factor SR45a-like — translation MSYSRRTSYRFPSPYYKRNSRSVSTSLTLSRSRSRSYDSSDAENPGNNLYVKERSKEFTLLSKHIQGNRMGLDS, via the exons ATGTCGTACTCGAGGAGAACAAG TTACAGATTCCCTTCACCTTACTATAAGCGCAACAGTAGGTCTGTCTCAACGTCCCTGACTCTGTCAAGGAGTAGGTCAAG GAGCTATGATTCCAGTGATGCTGAGAATCCAGGAAATAATCTGTATGTGAAGGAAAG GTCGAAGGAGTTCACCTTGTTGTCGAAACACATACAAGGGAATCGCATGGGTTTGGATTCGTGA
- the LOC125212507 gene encoding uncharacterized protein LOC125212507: MEYVRPNRSDVHLSGEEAAKVEAAVRERFDEAAPKRHTKPQRSDHSAVYTDALSSDDGVIAEHAQFQQLEKDTEKLVYSGGKPDEEFTETEYYKDLNCVDKQHHTTGTGFIKMENTNEKDFSIAGETTTECHASSKGNPATNDWIPSPSTEVDFTSDKPSRSDC; this comes from the exons ATGGAGTACGTGAGGCCGAACCGCAGCGACGTCCATTTGAGCGGAGAGGAGGCGGCGAAGGTCGAGGCGGCTGTTCGCGAGCGCTTCGACGAGGCGGCGCCGAAGCGCCACACCAAGCCTCAGCGGAGCGACCACTCCGCCGTTTACACCGACGCTCTCTCATCCGACGACGGAGTTATTGCCGAGCACGCTCAGTTCCAGCAGCTCGAGAAGGATACTGAG AAATTGGTTTACTCTGGAGGCAAACCTGATGAAGAATTTACAGAAACTGAGTATTACAAGGACCTCAACTGCGTTGACAAGCAGCATCACACG ACTGGAACAGGGTTCATAAAAATGGAGAACACAAACGAGAAGGACTTCAGCATAGCAGGTGAAACCACAACAGAATGCCACGCCTCGAGCAAGGGGAACCCTGCTACTAATGACTGGATTCCATCTCCTTCAACTGAG GTGGATTTCACAAGTGATAAGCCCAGTAGGAGTGACTGCTGA
- the LOC125214736 gene encoding uncharacterized protein LOC125214736 has translation MVLKVAPAASLRWSQPSLPQSPPSCSQTLASAIPSPSSSRRRSFSSGDGSLLRRFVEKSGLFLDANRSRSRGGNKRARKALTASLNSFSDEEFSKQIEELALRFQLNDDDNASTSSKIDEFESRFDNAGADERGLAGAGGSACCSIKKAFSSMVFIIRELHSYTLQMRSFLHYEDMQGIVAKVQREMHASFVWLFQKVFSTTPTLMVYVMILLANYSVFSMSSNAAIASTPPPMCVSTTEEVSSVSVVEEKGQKFDASIVKTLKLSSSTGKAASVGGGSGGGGGKFPPVASGTEGDGRFDESNYYGTVAPDGSASSFVNPSRTSGEESVSSVEEEATLWDSLVEEASKMGNEDLDQETKKGFVSPVDARIEADDDSEYLRIELLYQTELAQEPSNPLLLANYAQFLYLVVRDLDRAEDYFKRATEVEPKDAEALSKYANFLWVARNDLWAAEETYLEAIDAEPSNSYYAANYAHFLWNTGGEDTCFPLSSPDAESDGL, from the exons ATGGTATTGAAAGTAGCTCCGGCAGCTTCACTACGGTGGTCGCAGCCGTCGCTCCCCCAATCGCCGCCGTCTTGCTCCCAGACACTGGCCTCCGCCATCCCCTCCCCGTCGTCGTCGCGGCGGCGGAGCTTCTCCAGCGGCGACGGATCGCTCCTCCGCCGATTCGTCGAAAAATCCGGCCTATTCCTCGACGCAAACCGCTCCCGATCGCGCGGCGGCAATAAGAGAGCCCGAAAAGCCCTAACCGCCAGTTTAAATTCATTCTCCGACGAAGAATTCTCGAAGCAAATTGAGGAGCTAGCGCTGAGATTCCAGCTCAACGACGACGATAATGCCAGCACCAGTTCGAAAATTGATGAATTCGAGTCTAGATTCGACAATGCTGGTGCGGATGAGAGGGGGCTCGCGGGGGCTGGGGGCTCGGCTTGTTGCTCGATAAAGAAGGCGTTTTCGTCTATGGTGTTTATCATCCGAGAGCTCCATAGCTACACTTTACAAATGAGGTCTTTCTTACACTACGAGGATATGCAGGGGATTGTGGCCAAGGTGCAGAGGGAAATGCATGCGTCGTTCGTGTGGCTGTTTCAGAAGGTTTTCTCGACTACCCCGACGTTGATGGTGTACGTGATGATACTCCTCGCGAACTACAGCGTTTTCTCAATGTCGAGTAATGCAGCAATAGCCTCTACACCGCCACCGATGTGTGTTTCCACCACGGAGGAGGTGTCATCAGTTTCCGTGGTGGAGGAGAAGGGACAGAAATTCGATGCATCTATTGTAAAGACACTGAAGCTGTCTTCCTCGACTGGGAAGGCAGCTTCGGTTGGAGGGGGCAGCGGGGGTGGGGGTGGGAAGTTCCCGCCTGTTGCTAGTGGGACCGAGGGAGATGGGAGGTTTGATGAGTCGAATTATTATGGCACCGTGGCACCTGATGGTAGCGCGTCTTCGTTTGTGAATCCGTCTAGGACTAGTGGGGAGGAGTCTGTCTCGAGCGTGGAGGAGGAAGCAACGTTGTGGGATTCGCTTGTGGAGGAGGCTTCCAAGATGGGGAACGAGGATTTGGACCAGGAAACGAAGAAAGGATTCGTTTCTCCCGTTGATGCGAGGATTGAAGCGGATGATGATTCGGAATATTTGAGAATTGAGTTACTTTACCAAACAGAATTGGCTCAAGAGCCTAGCAATCCCCTTTTGCTAGCAAATTATGCCCAGTTTCTCTACCTCGTTGTTCGGGATCTTGACAG GGCGGAGGACTACTTCAAGAGAGCCACGGAGGTGGAGCCAAAGGACGCGGAGGCACTGAGCAAATACGCTAACTTCCTGTGGGTGGCGAGGAACGACCTGTGGGCAGCAGAGGAGACCTACTTGGAAGCCATTGATGCGGAGCCGAGCAACTCATACTACGCAGCTAACTATGCCCATTTCTTATGGAACACGGGCGGTGAAGACACGTGCTTCCCTCTGAGCTCTCCCGATGCAGAATCAGATGGTCTGTAA
- the LOC125209789 gene encoding acanthoscurrin-2-like: MAARDVQSHDGEGEFGAAEEGGEAGDVLVEGPGDAVGGGLGGAGAEELGASEPDGGDAVGLGAVGGGGESEDGVGAGVVEGGGVVGGEGGEVEGVAEAEVEDGESAGC; the protein is encoded by the exons ATGGCCGCGCGTGATGTTCAATCC CATGACGGAGAGGGTGAGTTTGGGGCGGCGGAGGAGGGCGGAGAAGCGGGTGACGTCCTTGTTGAAGGACCAGGAGACGCCGTCGGGGGTGGACTGGGGGGTGCTGGTGCGGAGGAGCTCGGCGCCAGTGAGCCAGACGGTGGCGATGCGGTCGGATTGGGTGCCGTTGGCGGAGGCGGAGAATCAGAAGACGGCGTTGGAGCAGGTGTAGTTGAGGGGGGCGGAGTAGTTGGCGGCGAAGGGGGGGAGGTTGAAGGTGTTGCCGAAGCTGAGGTTGAAGACGGGGAGAGTGCAGGCTGCTAG
- the LOC125215844 gene encoding putative pentatricopeptide repeat-containing protein At1g12700, mitochondrial — protein MVRMHPQPSVSVYNKLLSVTAKMNKYSFALHVFDEMCQMGTPVNDYTRNIAINCYCRLKRVDLGFATMGFFLKKGYEPNGTTFSTLIKGLFLDEKVADAAKLFKKVLDSRLCEPHDVMILTVIEGLCKAGQIFPAHDLFHGLERTRWKPDVKAYNALIDGLCKTGRVDDAFHLFSKMIDKGISPDVITYNSMIQGLCDVDRMKDVVGLLNQMVGSNVPFDVVTLTTLMDTYCKEGKVEEAKDLLEVMIQHNICPDVVTYNALIDGFCLRGEIDKAKEVLDSMVDRNLNPTIVTYNSLINGYCKRGRLDEAWVLFLDIPRMELVHSTCTYNTMIHGFISKDRFAEGWKLFNDMEARRVSPDICTYNTLLDGLCRNGKIDEALSFLHTIEVKGVNPDILTYGVMINGLCKNGKHDVARDIFDQLPSKGLQPNIQIYTMIIDLLIQVISVDVVKPLLVEMEKCCCPPDSVTYNVIVQSLLKKDELNNAIPFLKDMHQREFSADHATFAMLIDRVQGQNEDDFLIKLMKNVMPKEIFKN, from the coding sequence ATGGTGAGAATGCATCCCCAGCCTTCTGTTTCCGTGTACAACAAATTGTTGAGTGTAACGGCTAAGATGAATAAGTATTCTTTTGCCCTCCATGTGTTCGATGAAATGTGTCAAATGGGTACTCCGGTTAATGACTACACGAGGAATATTGCAATCAATTGCTATTGTCGTCTGAAACGTGTAGATTTGGGATTCGCTACGATGGGTTTCTTCTTGAAGAAGGGTTATGAGCCGAATGGAACGACATTCAGCACTCTCATTAAAGGGCTATTTTTAGATGAAAAGGTTGCTGACGCCGCGAAATTATTCAAGAAGGTACTGGATTCGAGACTATGTGAGCCCCATGATGTTATGATTCTCACTGTGATTGAAGGACTTTGCAAAGCTGGACAGATCTTTCCGGCCCATGATTTGTTTCACGGGTTAGAAAGGACTCGGTGGAAGCCTGATGTTAAGGCTTATAACGCTTTGATTGATGGATTATGCAAGACCGGAAGGGTGGATGATGCTTTCCATCTTTTCTCGAAGATGATTGACAAGGGTATTTCACCTGATGTGATCACGTATAATTCAATGATTCAAGGGTTGTGCGATGTTGATAGGATGAAGGATGTCGTTGGATTGTTGAATCAAATGGTCGGTTCTAATGTGCCTTTCGATGTTGTAACTCTCACCACATTAATGGATACATATTGCAAGGAAGGAAAAGTGGAAGAGGCAAAAGATTTGTTGGAGGTTATGATCCAACATAATATTTGCCCTGATGTCGTCACATATAATGCGTTGATAGATGGATTTTGTCTGAGAGGTGAAATAGATAAGGCAAAAGAAGTACTTGATTCTATGGTTGACAGAAATCTTAACCCCACCATTGTAACTTATAATAGCTTAATCAATGGATACTGCAAGAGAGGAAGATTGGATGAAGCCTGGGTTCTTTTTCTCGACATTCCTCGTATGGAATTAGTTCATAGCACATGTACTTATAACACTATGATACATGGCTTCATTAGTAAAGACAGATTTGCTGAAGGCTGGAAGCTTTTCAATGATATGGAAGCTCGACGAGTAAGCCCTGACATATGTACTTATAATACTTTGTTGGATGGGTTGTGCAGAAACGGGAAGATCGATGAAGCTCTTTCATTTCTACACACAATTGAAGTGAAAGGAGTTAATCCTGATATACTGACATATGGTGTTATGATAAATGGATTATGCAAAAACGGAAAGCATGATGTAGCAAGAGATATTTTCGATCAACTTCCTTCCAAAGGCTTGCAACCTAATATTCAGATATACACGATGATTATTGATTTGCTTATTCAAGTAATATCTGTGGATGTGGTAAAGCCTTTGCTCGTGGAGATGGAGAAATGCTGTTGCCCACCCGATAGTGTGACATACAATGTCATTGTTCAAAGTTTGCTGAAGAAAGATGAACTCAACAACGCAATACCATTCCTAAAAGATATGCACCAACGAGAGTTCTCAGCCGATCATGCGACGTTTGCAATGCTAATTGATCGAGTGCAAGGACAAAACGAAGATGATTTTCTTATcaaattgatgaagaatgtTATGCCCAAGGAAATTTTTAAGAATTAA
- the LOC125211949 gene encoding 60S ribosomal protein L32-1-like produces the protein MAVPLLNKKVVKKRVTQFKRHHSDRYACLKTNWRRPKGIDSRVRRKFKGVTLMPNIGYGSDKKTRHYLPNGFKKFLVHNVKELEILMMHNRKYCAEIAHNVSTRKRKEIVERAAQLDVVVTNKLARLRSQEDE, from the exons ATGGCTGTGCCTTTGTTGAACAAAAAGGTTGTGAAGAAGCGTGTCACCCAGTTTAAGAGGCATCACAGCGACAGATATGCCTGTCTCAAG ACCAACTGGCGCAGGCCCAAGGGTATCGACTCCCGTGTCAGGAGAAAGTTCAAGGGAGTCACCTTGATGCCAAATATCGGCTATGGATCAGACAAGAAGACCCGTCATTACCTACCCAACGGGTTTAAGAAATTCCTTGTTCACAACGTTAAGGAGCTCGAAATTCTCATGATGCACAACAG GAAGTATTGTGCTGAGATAGCACACAATGTCTCGACCAGGAAAAGAAAGGAAATCGTTGAGCGGGCAGCTCAGTTGGATGTGGTCGTGACCAACAAACTTGCTAGGCTCCGCAGCCAGGAAGACGAGTAA